In Tachysurus vachellii isolate PV-2020 chromosome 12, HZAU_Pvac_v1, whole genome shotgun sequence, the following are encoded in one genomic region:
- the gabrr2b gene encoding gamma-aminobutyric acid receptor subunit rho-2 has translation MPYITNLLFLIFCLFIVTECGKQKSRKRRWSANLETPKHGPPLSKKVVDGTKTRKVKTNQLLRVEDHDFTMRPAFAGPAVPVGVDVQVESLDSISEVDMDFTMTLYLRHYWKDERLSFPSTTNKSMTFDGRLVKKIWVPDVFFVHSKRSFIHDTTTDNIMLRVYPDGHVLYSLRVTVTAACNMDFSRFPLDTQTCTLELESYAYTDEDLMLYWKSGDESLSIDDKISLSQFLIQKFHTTSRLAFYSSTGWYNRLYINFTLRRHIFFFLLQTYFPATLMVMLSWVSFWIDRRAVPARVSLGITTVLTMSTIITGVNASMPRVSYIKAVDIYLWVSFVFVFLSVLEYAAVNYLTTVKDGKERKIREKARNQSLPCTCGLPQGKSMMVDGTYSEADSNSLAGYSRAPNGAEDLNDKHERMVVHLAVDSESTGTKKKGLRGFRIIHSTHAIDTYSRMIFPGAYIFFNLIYWSVYW, from the exons ATGCCTTACATTACCAACTTGctgtttcttattttctgtctctttatcgTTACTGAATGCGGGAAGCAGAAGAGCAGGAAACGCAGGTGGTCTGCAAACCTGGAAACTCCTAAACACGGACC CCCGCTGTccaaaaaggttgttgacggaaccaagacaagaaaagtgaaaacaaaCCAATTGCTGCGGGTGGAAGATCATGATTTCACCATGAGGCCAGCATTTGCag GTCCAGCAGTTCCTGTGGGTGTGGATGTGCAGGTGGAGAGCTTGGACAGCATCTCAGAAGTGGACATG GACTTCACTATGACCCTATACCTAAGGCATTACTGGAAAGATGAGCGGCTATCCTTTCCTAGCACTACCAATAAGAGCATGACTTTCGATGGCCGTTTGGTGAAAAAGATCTGGGTTCCGGATGTTTTTTTCGTCCACTCCAAACGCTCCTTCATCCATGACACCACCACAGACAACATCATGCTCAGGGTCTATCCAGACGGACATGTTTTGTACAGTCTCAG GGTGACAGTAACTGCGGCGTGTAACATGGACTTCAGTCGCTTCCCACTCGACACACAAACCTGCACTTTGGAGTTGGAAAGTT ATGCCTACACGGATGAGGATCTCATGCTCTACTGGAAGAGTGGAGATGAATCCCTCAGCATAGATGACAAGATTTCGCTCTCTCAGTTCCTCATTCAGAAGTTCCACACCACCTCCAGACTGGCCTTCTATAGTAGTACAG GTTGGTACAACCGTCTGTACATCAACTTCACCCTGAGACGTCACATTTTCTTCTTCCTGCTTCAGACCTACTTTCCTGCTACTCTGATGGTCATGTTGTCCTGGGTGTCCTTCTGGATCGACCGGCGCGCTGTCCCTGCCAGAGTGTCCTTAG GCATCACCACGGTGCTCACCATGTCCACCATCATCACAGGCGTAAATGCGTCCATGCCCCGAGTGTCCTACATCAAAGCGGTAGACATCTACCTGTGGGTCAGCTTCGTCTTCGTCTTCCTTTCTGTCCTAGAGTATGCAGCGGTTAACTATCTGACTACCGTGAAAGATGGGAAAGAACGCAAAATCAGGGAAAAGGCCAGAAATCAG TCTTTGCCGTGTACGTGTGGCCTGCCTCAGGGCAAGAGCATGATGGTGGACGGGACGTACAGCGAGGCAGACAGTAACAGCCTGGCCGGTTACAGCCGCGCGCCCAACGGTGCTGAGGATCTCAATGATAAACATGAGCGCATGGTGGTGCACCTCGCCGTCGATAGCGAGTCCACAGGCACCAAAAAGAAAGGTCTCCGTGGTTTCCGCATCATCCACAGCACTCATGCCATCGATACATACTCGCGCATGATCTTTCCTGGAGCCTACATTTTTTTCAACCTCATATACTGGTCTGTCTACTGGTGA